The proteins below come from a single Triticum aestivum cultivar Chinese Spring chromosome 5D, IWGSC CS RefSeq v2.1, whole genome shotgun sequence genomic window:
- the LOC123120698 gene encoding uncharacterized protein produces MGLLALNLLMSMQRDRRRRPTQGRNGLVASSVAKRKDSACLHDDNSRTDKRSRYSGPPLPEDIWHYIHSLLPLRDAARVACVSHSFRSYWRRFPNLSLTRATLGLKSGVYGMSCKKAIDLARKTNHILGNHSGIGVTTLKLEICDFPLFNTSRDDLDRWLGIAVKPGIEELDLGFCSHAAMYNFPFSILPVGWDKSIRQLHLTNCAFRPTAGVDYLRSLTSLDFDYVHITEDQLSRLLSSTVHLEKLRLMACNELIALEIPSLLHRLSHMVVNNCGYLEVIRCKAPNLCSFEYMGVLPQLSLGDSL; encoded by the exons ATGGGGCTGCTGGCACTCAATCTGCTCATGTCTATGCAGCGGGATCGGCGTCGCCGGCCGACTCAAGGCCGTA ATGGATTGGTGGCTTCATCTGTGGCCAAAAGGAAGGACTCAGCCTGCCTACATGACGACAATTCTCGAACTGATAAAAGATCGAGATATTCAGGACCACCCCTTCCAGAG GACATATGGCACTATATACATTCCCTGCTTCCTCTGCGAGATGCTGCACGTGTTGCATGCGTGTCACATTCATTTAGAAGTTATTGGAGACGTTTTCCCAATCTCAGCTTAACTAGGGCAACCCTGGGTTTGAAAAGCGGGGTGTATGGAATGTCATGTAAAAAAGCGATAGATCTTGCCAGGAAAACCAACCACATTCTAGGAAACCACTCAGGCATTGGCGTTACAACACTCAAGCTTGAAATATGTGATTTCCCCCTTTTCAACACCTCCCGTGATGATCTCGATCGTTGGCTTGGTATTGCGGTTAAACCAGGGATTGAAGAACTTGACCTGGGGTTTTGTTCTCATGCAGCTATGTACAACTTCCCATTCTCAATTTTACCTGTTGGGTGGGACAAGTCAATTCGACAGCTTCATCTCACCAACTGTGCCTTCCGTCCCACGGCTGGAGTTGACTATTTAAGAAGCCTGACTAGTCTGGATTTTGATTATGTGCATATTACAGAGGATCAGTTAAGTCGCCTTCTTTCCAGTACAGTTCATTTGGAGAAACTGAGACTCATGGCATGCAATGAGTTAATTGCTCTGGAGATACCTAGCTTGCTGCATCGGCTTAGCCACATGGTAGTCAACAATTGCGGATATCTGGAAGTGATAAGGTGCAAAGCTCCTAATCTCTGCAGTTTTGAGTATATGGGCGTCTTGCCACAACTATCACTTGGTGATTCATTGTGA